tgaATTGTCATCGGGATGGGAAATTTTATGCGCTAGTTTATGGAAGATAATGAAGTTTATAGGAGAAATGGGatttcaataaaatttttgaaatgtggATTTTTTGCTAGTTAGACTGCTGGAATTGGACTTTGGAGGTTCTTTATTGGGGGAGCTTGGGGATATTGGAATTATGATCAGTCAAAATGTGGATATTATTTGTTGACTGCAGCATAGAATAGGGCTTATATCATTTTGATAATGTGTGATTCTTTCTGGCTGTCCATTTTTTGGCTTAGTGAAAGATTTTCTGTGTTCCCTGTTTCTCCTTATCCTTTTCAGGTTCATTGGTTATAACTCATCTAGgtcatttgtttcttttttagttatacCCTCAATTGATCCTTCATGGGGACACAGGTTTATGCCAGTTGAAACCTATTGCCTAGAATGGTTTCTAAAGTGATAGCATCATGTTACGACAAACACTAGTTTTCATCACCTTTCAGCCTTTTAGGGAGAATGCAGTGCAATTCCCTCAAACTTGGATTCGTAAATTTATCTTGGCAACAGGATGTAATTGCGAAGTTATTggagtctctctctctctttagcTACCCTGTCCCAGCAAGGATTTTGGGCTGGGATTTTTATCTTGGCAACTGGATGTAATTGCAAAGTTGTTGGAGCCTCTGTCTCTTTAGCTACTCTGTCCCAGCAAGGATTTTGGGCTGGGATTTATTCCAGTGCCACCAAAATAATTCTAGCTCATAGTTGTGCCGTGCCGTGCCCTGCTTGGCAGTAAGCATTACATGAATGCTTTTAAGTACGGATGGGTAGTCCAGCCCCTCTTTTGCAAACGACTATTAAAGTAGCGTTGTTGGCATGCAAAGATTAAAACCTTTTTAGTAGGACAAAGCGAACTGCGCCTAAATGAGTATGTGCTATATCATGCTTCTAGGAGAAAGTAGGTTGTGCATAAGATAGACACAAGCATATGTAGCCATTAATTGTCTGGTCTATCCAGTATATATTGGAGACATTCTTCACTTTTAACTTTGGTTCTTCGATCGGGGTTTTCTTTCCTCTTGGGGGGTGGGTGTGGGATTGGTGGGGAATGTGGAGAGGCAGTGAAGTAGCCAGTTATATCTTTATTATCAGGTACAAGTTATTCAGACTCCTAGAGCAATCTTTCTCCTCTTTGGTGGTAAAATTATCTAATGATGCTGGCAGAGGAAATGATGTGTGCTAAAGCATGATTATCTGTGTTTTCTCCACTTGAGTAAATCTCGACTGAAGTAAACTAAATTTGGTTATTGAGGTCATCAAGGTCATAAGGTTGACATATGATGCGTTATATGCCTgaagatttttattatttggttgTAATCCTctcattattaaaaaaaattatagagtAAAAGACCAATGCTTAGATATCAAGGAAAAGCTTTAATGCTTTTAATCTGCCTTCGCAGGTTGAAGGATCTTCATCAAAGGTGCACTAAAGAGATGGATGCTTATGCTGGGTGCATGTACTACCACACAAATGAGTTTGAATTATGTCGCAAAGAGCAAAAGGAATTTGAGAAGGCATGCCCTCTCTGAATGATTGCCAAGTGAAACAGCAGCTGATCAACATAATAATTTCAGCAGATCTGCTATAAGCAGATTTTTTATGTTAAAAGTACTTGCACTTGATCCTCTTCTGGTTTTAAATACCAATGTTATGGTTGTGTTGTTATCTTCGAGATGTACTGTTTCCCAAACATGCAAATTGCCTCTTGAACAGTGTTGCAACCTTCATCATCCCATATGTTGTGGATACTCAAATTCACTTGTGAGAGCTCTGAATTTAAACGAAGAACCCTTTTGACTCCAGTAACTACAGATTGTGATCTGGAAACCTAAACTCAGGCTTCAATTACTGTCTCCGGAGTTTCTTGCTCTGCAGGTCGCAAGTTATAGGTGGAACGCTATTTTCTATTGCAACATTATATGCCCAGTGATATTCATATCTCAGCATCATCCGTGAACCTGGATGTTAGATAAAGTGAGCCCCCCTGAGTGGAGCATGTTTCTGATCCACACCAGTCTACATATATGCTGCAGCATGCAATTGAAGAATGGCAGCACGTCAgactcttcatttttccatgcCGTATTTCAACGGCCATAGTGCATCTTAAAGATGAACAAGTTTCCCACTACTTGACAGTTGTAGAGCTCTCTAGACCCTCAAAACTTAGCAACCTTTTAGATAAACCAATGTTTGCATACTCTCGAGAGTCATTAGCCCCACATAAAGACCAATTGCACGCACTACAAGTGCTGAATCTTGGAAGCCCTCTAAAAATCTCAATGTCGAATCTTGTAACCAAACCAACATTTGCGTTCTCTCAGAAGATAATAGCGCTAAACAAAAACCAGTCGAGTACGGAATCAGCGAATGTATGCAAAGCTGCTTAAATATCACGGAGTCAGATTTAAGCAGCTTTAAATTCCCGTCAAATGAGCAAAATCAACCATTTATGTCACAAAGTAACTATTTGATTCATGTGCTCAGAGATTCTTTTAAGTAGAATAGTGTATAAGAAACTGAAACATCCATGTTAACTAGTAACAATCCTTGAAACTGAAATATAAAGCATTCGCATAAGAGTGTAATATAACAAAAATATAACAAAGAAAAACAGATATTGTTGCGAAAAAACACATGACGACATTTCAGTCCGCTAGAGGTCTAATTTTCACATCTCCAGTCATCATCACAGGGTACTAAGATCGCAGGCAGCACTTCTTCAGGCAGAGCGATATAATCTTGAGATGGTTACAATGCAACCAAAACAGCCATCAACGAGGACTGCACAACAAAAAGCAATGATCAGGTCATGTAAACTAGTGCAGccagaaaaaagaaacacaGAAAGAGCAAAAATGCCATGAGGGTGTTAATAGTAGAACCAGCAGTCATAGTTGTCAACATCCAACGCGAGATAAAGTGTCCACCAATCAGAACATAAAATGACATTTGGAAAGAAACTTTCCAGCCCTTTCAGTATAATCTAActtaccacaaaaaaaaaaaaatattaaactctTGCAGGGTAGGTACTAGTCCTATTTCACCAATCCCTGTatcaatttaacaaaaataagtatccaaCATACCTATAGGATCTAGAACGAGATCTAGATGGACTAGGAGAGTTCCTTCGAGGACTCTGGGACCTGCTAGGCACATGGTCAACAACAAGAACTCTGTGGTCATTACCTCCTGGAGTTGAATGTTGGCGGCTTGGCCTGTCATGTTTCTCATTGCGAGGAGAAGCTGATCGTGAAATGGACCCGGATTGCCTTGGGGATCTCTCATGGGGCCTGTAACTTCTCTCTTCTCTAGGAGAAACAGATCTAGAAATTGATCTGGATCCTTGAGGAGAGTAGCGTTCTTCACGTGCACCACGATCCCGGCCCCTTTCAATCATACATCATCACCAAAATCACCCAACTAATAAGTGCTAGTACCAAAAGTGCATAATCCAAAGTGAACTGAGAGAAAATGGCTCAAAGACCAAGCGAAAAGAAGATGCTTCTCAAGCAAGGGAAGACACTTCCAACTCAAAAATTAGAAGTCCACTACATATTACAGCTAATATAAATAGGTTTGCCTAACAGTGCTTCCAGGAAGGAAGAAGGGAATAAAGGATAATAGAAGCTGGTAGCGCCTCGAAATTAATGATTGAAGCATGACCTTTACCTGCATCTTTCCAGAGTTTCTGGAAAAAAACTATGAAACTTTCATCCAAAATACTGTTTTAATGCTCTATAGCAGTGTATACTGATCAGCAACTTCAATGCTCTCCTTGCCCCAACTTCTAGAAACCCAATAATATCTTTTCACGGCCATTCTCACGACACCTCAATcagtaaaaactttgaaaaacCTTTGCTTCTTTGAAGATGGTTCTTTCATTGGCCAACTATAAGCTCTAGATTCTTTCTTTAACTGGATAGTATGCAACAATAGAAAATCAAGCTAAGATTTCAATAAGAGAAAAAATTGAAGCTGTTCTGTAAGTGTAATCATTTTACACACCATTTCACACCAGATGGTTCTCCAGTTTATGGTAAACACCTTAGAAGCCAAGGTCATAAAAAGGACTGAAGGTTAGACTGGAGAGGCGTTGATATGTACGTAAGCAAGTACACTCTTTGATTTTGTGATCCCTTTTCTCTTTTGTCTTTATTAGTCCAGAATACTTTAAGTCTCTTTCTCATATTAGGATCTGCATTCATAAGGCCACCAGAGATGTCATTCAAGTCTTGTGGAAGAATGCAAGAAATGCACAAGATAAACAATGTGAGCCATCCAAAAAGTCAAGcaaccaaaagtcaaaagtgtaaATATAAAAGCATGTCAGAAGGCAAAACAAAGACgtctaaaacaagaaaaagaacatAAAACCAGAAGCCAGAACAGGACTATTTGTATAATTTTGAATTCATTGCATCAGCAATTCAACCATGCCAACAGCCCCTCATCAATATCAAGAAAATGCAGGAAATTGCTTGACAGGCTAAACATTAAACATGCAACATTTAAGTCAATAACAACTAGTCTTAATAACTTGAGAAACATTTATTTGGTTAGTagaaaaagtgattgaaaaccaCTTCCAATATAGATCCGGTAAAGAGGTCAAGGAAACTGCTAACAAAGACCACCTCAAATTCCAGTTTCATTATGTAGAGAACAATGACAGAtacaaaaataaccaaattttTGACAGGCCAAAATATGGACACAACATAAAGAATCCAATACTTGCAAATAATTCAAAACCACACCTCAAGTCAGGTCTTGTTGGAGAAGGAGAGCGTGAGTAAGCTGCAAAGCCAAACATTTAACAGTTAATAGGAAACTGCAAAGTACTTTACAATATCAAATAAAATATATGTACACGCATAGACACACAGAGAAATAGATAGGTACTAGCACTGCATGCACATCTATACCATAAGTAATACATAGATAGATGTCACTGTTAGCATTCTAAtacagaagaagaaaaaaagaggggaaaaaaagcTTAAGAGGAAATTAGTGAAAAGGAGTGAAGTTCAAACTGACAGCGATATTGGCGCCTTGGGGACCTTGATGGACTCCGCTTCCTGTAGCTTCCTCGATTACTAGACAAAGTTAAGAGAAAGACACAATGAGTAAAGACAATACAAGGAAAAAGGAATCTGCAATTGTTCAGGCAAGTCACTAACACAGGAAAAGGTGGAAACTGATTCAATGACACACCTCAGACGTGAAACTTTGCGCATTTCCTGAGGAGTTTTCCTATTTTCCTCAGCAAAAACAATTCTTATCTCCCGTCCTCCAATAACTGAACGATTCAAATGCGCCTTTGCCTCAGCTGCATCTTCAGGATTGCGAAACTTCACGAATCCAAAGCCACGAGGTTCCCTTACATTTTTTTGGCAGGAAATAATCTTAGATACATTGTTAATCAGCATAAAATACGAAAACATAGAGCAGCAGTAAGAGGTAAACACATGTCAAAAGGAGAGATCAAAATCTCCACATTGACAATATGAAACACACCCAGTGTAATAATTCTTTGGAAGATAAACATCCTTTATTGGACCAAATCTTTCAAATGGAATCCTAAGATCTTCGGGCCTGCAAAGGACAAGAATTACATCATCTTCCACACATAAGCAGGCAGAGAGTTGGGAGAAAATTTGAAGATAAAGGGGTGGATAAACTGAAACCAAAAGCATGTGTTGGTAAGCATGACTGCCTATACATTTTACCTTGCAAAGCTTACACATATTCAACTATACAAAAAGTGATGGATGTGCCTCTGTTAGTTTAATTATTCAAAAAGTAATCCAGAACAACTTTATAATCATTTTCAATTCTAAACAGGAAAACCAAAGATTTCTTAAAAAGACAGCTTCATTCACCAGTTTTTCAAATTTCCACATGCTTAATTAGGCTTGAATATGGTAGCGTCACTGTCTAAAAATCAAACTCATCTTCCATTGTGATAAATTTCTAGTTGAGCATCAAATTCTATCAAAGAGCTGAACTTCACATTTAAACTAAAAACGACAAATAAGTAACTAGGCTAGGGAAAACAAGTTCAAGGTTACAACCACTGCTTTTGACAAGAGTAACAAAACTGATTTATTTTACCAGCTAAACAGAAATATGCTTTACACATACATTTATTGTTCAAAGTAACAAAAAACCCCAAGTAACTCAATCATTTTATAAGCATAGCTAGAACCCAATCGCAACATCACCTAAAAACCATCCACATATCTATAAACAAAGCAAGATGTTTTTTTATAGCCAACTGcataaaaacatgatttttcagaGGCGAAACAATGATGCTATACATCCCCCAaccaacaaaaaatttaaactgccataaaaagtttctaccaaaCAATTAGAAACAAATACGAAAATTCAACCTTGCGCTAAGAGAGATGTTACGAACGAGAAGCCCAGAGGGGGCAGGAGAGCTACGGCGTTCCCGGCGCCGGTCCCGAGGGTCGTCATAGCGCTTGCGCCTTGCAGGGCTGTAGCTTCGGCTCCGGCTTCGACTTCTGTACCTTCCCATGTTTTAAATTTTCGTTCTTTCTTTggagaattttgaattttgagagGAAATTTTGCAGAACCCTAGTCCTAAGATTTGAAGAGCGATAGAGGTTGCAATGAGCCCTAGTTCACTTTTGGTGCGTTTGATTAATACCGATGCCTCGACGTTTTGGAGGGAGACTTTTAATGTGCCAAAGCTATGGATGATACAGTGACTTTACCAATTTACCCCTCACGAATATTTATAGCAATTGCTAGAAACTTTATTGAATTACAACAATATATTGTActaattgtgaaaagttagaaCAGGAAATAAATTCTTTAGGTTACGATGAGAAGacaaaatttaacatttacTGCAACACAAGTCTTAACTACAATTTAAATGCAtctactcaaaaaaaaaaaggaaaaatcgttcaaaacgtccctcacatttcacaagatgacttttttcgtccctcacttttaaaagtgtaattttacgttccttacaaattcaaattgaccaaatttggtccctacctaggtttctgactagttttttgccggaatccaccacgtgacttgcatgtgatcattttttaagggtaaaattgtcaaatcaaatttttacataatctgatccaTAGTCcgtcacatttcacaaaatgaattttttggtccctaacattttacaaaatgaattgtttcgttcctcacattttaaaaaataaatttttccatcccttatatttttcaaaatgaattttttcatccctcattcattaatcatgtgtatgaatagctttttttctataaacccacgtatatatatatttgattttaTCCGAACACTACAAATAACAATGTATTTGATTTTTCTACCATCaaatgttgttttttttttctttttttggttaaaactcCAAGTCTTGAAAGTTTGGATTTTATTTTATGCTTTAAAGACTTTATTATGTACTCttaattttgtccttaaaaaacTCTCAGACAACAAGAATGAATGAGTTAGATGAAAAAGTATGTTGAAGCATATGCTTAACAGGCTAGGGATTTTTTCAAGTTCATTCTAGGTTAATGGATTAATCCCGTAGTATAGAATTTATGCCACAACTGTTATTATCGTCTGAAATACTAAACGGGTCAA
This Coffea arabica cultivar ET-39 chromosome 3e, Coffea Arabica ET-39 HiFi, whole genome shotgun sequence DNA region includes the following protein-coding sequences:
- the LOC113738157 gene encoding serine/arginine-rich SC35-like splicing factor SCL28 → MGRYRSRSRSRSYSPARRKRYDDPRDRRRERRSSPAPSGLLVRNISLSARPEDLRIPFERFGPIKDVYLPKNYYTGEPRGFGFVKFRNPEDAAEAKAHLNRSVIGGREIRIVFAEENRKTPQEMRKVSRLSNRGSYRKRSPSRSPRRQYRSYSRSPSPTRPDLRGRDRGAREERYSPQGSRSISRSVSPREERSYRPHERSPRQSGSISRSASPRNEKHDRPSRQHSTPGGNDHRVLVVDHVPSRSQSPRRNSPSPSRSRSRSYSPR